A portion of the Carya illinoinensis cultivar Pawnee chromosome 11, C.illinoinensisPawnee_v1, whole genome shotgun sequence genome contains these proteins:
- the LOC122281231 gene encoding protein KINESIN LIGHT CHAIN-RELATED 3 isoform X2, which translates to MPGIVMDEINEEKVVNEVNGNSTPIKENLVEMPGIVMEEVNEEKVVNEPNGNSTPVKENLVENKLLESTTSQSPQNAVTDLPVDGVVETSIEQLYENVCDMQSSDQSPSRRSLRSDGEESRIDSELRHLVGGEMKEVEIIEEEVVDKPGNDSRSNSSPKKGSSSTGKKSGKMEEIQSASTKSVSPGHSKKSSRLQLKSEASSKSNTKGKSPPEKPITEKRNNKSLKKQNTGVTPVKKKQTSTLGGSKLHNGSQDSTESEIPNPDLGPFLLKQARELISSGDNPQKALELALRAAKSFEICGNGKSSLELVMCLHVTAAIYCSLGRYSEAIPVLEHSIEIPAIEEGQEHALAKFAGQMQLGDTYAMLGQLENSIMCYTTGLEVQRQVLGETDPRVGETCRYLAEAQVQAFHFDEAERLCQMALDIHRDNGSPVSLEEAADRRLMGLICETKGDHEAALEHLVLASMAMVANGQEAEVASVDCSIGDSYLSLSRYDEAVFAYQKALTAFKTTKGENHPAVGSVFVRLADLYNKTGKLKESKSYCENALRIYEKPIPEVPPEEIASGLTDVSAIYESMDELDQALKLLQKALKIYNDAPGQQSTIASIEAQMGVMYYMLGNYSESYNSFKNAISKLRASGEKKSALFGIALNQMGLACVQRYAINEAAELFEEARSVLEQECGPYHPDTLGVYSNLAGTYDAVGRLDDAIEILEHVVGTREEKLGTANPDVDDEKRRLAELLKEAGRARNRKARSLETLLDANPHNINNDCIEV; encoded by the exons ATGCCTGGCATTGTTATGGACGAAATTAATGAAGAAAAGGTCGTGAATGAAGTGAATGGAAATTCTACACCTATCAAGGAAAATTTAGTTGAAATGCCTGGCATTGTTATGGAAGAAGTTAATGAAGAAAAGGTTGTGAATGAACCGAATGGAAACTCTACACCTGTCAAGGAAAATTTAGTTGAAAATAAGTTGCTGGAGAGTACTACGAGTCAAAGCCCTCAGAATGCAGTTACTGATCTCCCTGTTGACGGGGTTGTTGAGACCTCGATTGAGCAGCTTTATGAAAATGTATGTGACATGCAAAGTTCTGATCAATCACCCTCCAGGCGAAGCCTTAGATCTGATGGTGAAGAGTCTAGGATTGATTCAGAGTTACGCCATCTAGTAGGAGGGGAGATGAAGGAGGTGGAGATAATCGAAGAAGAGGTAGTTGATAAGCCAGGCAATGATTCTCGGAGCAATTCTTCCCCTAAGAAGGGAAGTTCATCCACTGGTAAGAAGTCAGGGAAGATGGAGGAGATCCAGTCTGCGAGTACGAAGTCTGTTTCTCCAGGGCATTCCAAGAAATCCTCTCGCTTGCAGTTGAAATCTGAAGCATCATCAAAATCTAATACTAAGGGAAAAAGTCCTCCTGAGAAACCGATTACTGAGAAGCGGAACAATAAGagtttgaaaaaacaaaacacaggTGTCACTCCTGTGAAGAAGAAGCAAACCTCGACTTTGGGAGGGTCTAAGTTACATAATGGATCTCAGGATTCCACTGAATCAGAAATACCAAATCCAGATCTGGGACCCTTCTTGCTTAAGCAAGCAAGGGAGTTGATTTCTTCAGGGGATAATCCCCAGAAAGCCCTTGAATTAGCACTCCGGGCAGCAAAATCATTTGAAATATGTGGAAACGGGAAATCCAGTTTAGAATTGGTCATGTGTTTGCATGTTACTGCTGCAATATACTGCAGCTTAGGCCGCTACAGTGAGGCAATTCCAGTTCTTGAGCATTCAATTGAGATTCCAGCAATTGAGGAAGGTCAAGAGCATGCCCTTGCTAAATTTGCGGGTCAGATGCAACTGGGTGATACTTATGCAATGCTTGGCCAGCTGGAGAATTCGATAATGTGTTACACAACGGGATTGGAAGTCCAGAGACAGGTTCTGGGAGAAACTGACCCAAGAGTTGGTGAGACTTGTAGGTATTTGGCTGAAGCTCAAGTTCAAGCATTTCACTTTGATGAGGCTGAGAGGCTTTGCCAAATGGCACTTGACATTCATAGAGACAATGGTTCGCCTGTTTCTCTTGAAGAGGCAGCGGACAGGAGGCTCATGGGTCTTATATGTGAAACAAAAGGAGATCACGAGGCTGCACTTGAGCACCTTGTTTTAGCCAGCATGGCTATGGTGGCAAATGGCCAGGAAGCGGAAGTGGCTTCTGTCGATTGCAGCATTGGGGATAGCTACTTATCTTTGTCTCGGTATGATGAAGCTGTTTTTGCTTATCAGAAAGCACTTACAGCTTTCAAGACCACCAAAGGAGAGAATCATCCAGCTGTTGGTTCAGTCTTTGTCCGTCTGGCTGACTTGTATAACAAAACAGGTAAACTAAAGGAATCAAAATCATACTGTGAAAATGCCCTCCGGATTTATGAAAAGCCCATCCCTGAGGTCCCTCCAGAGGAGATTGCAAGTGGGCTTACTGATGTTTCTGCTATCTATGAATCAATGGATGAGCTTGACCAGGCACTCAAATTGCTACAGAAGGCATTGAAGATATATAATGATGCCCCTGGTCAGCAAAGTACAATAGCCAGCATTGAAGCCCAGATGGGGGTCATGTACTACATGTTGGGGAATTATTCTGAGTCTTACAACTCCTTCAAGAATGCTATCTCAAAGCTTCGTGCAAGTGGCGAGAAGAAATCTGCCTTATTTGGAATTGCTCTCAACCAAATGGGCCTTGCTTGTGTGCAGCGTTATGCTATAAATGAGGCTGCAGAGTTATTTGAAGAAGCCAGGAGTGTTTTGGAACAAGAGTGCGGACCATATCATCCTGACACGCTTGGGGTTTATAGCAATCTTGCTGGCACGTATGATGCAGTTGGCAG GTTGGATGATGCAATTGAAATTTTGGAGCATGTTGTTGGAACAAGGGAGGAAAAGCTTGGGACTGCAAATCCTGATGTCGATGatgagaagagaaggttggctGAGTTATTAAAAGAAGCAGGCAGAGCTCGGAACAGAAAGGCCAGATCACTAGAGACCCTTCTTGATGCCAATCCTCATAATATAAACAATGACTGCATCGAGGTATGA
- the LOC122281231 gene encoding protein KINESIN LIGHT CHAIN-RELATED 3 isoform X1, translating into MTPGEHNPFALKFGSGFKMPGIVMDEINEEKVVNEVNGNSTPIKENLVEMPGIVMEEVNEEKVVNEPNGNSTPVKENLVENKLLESTTSQSPQNAVTDLPVDGVVETSIEQLYENVCDMQSSDQSPSRRSLRSDGEESRIDSELRHLVGGEMKEVEIIEEEVVDKPGNDSRSNSSPKKGSSSTGKKSGKMEEIQSASTKSVSPGHSKKSSRLQLKSEASSKSNTKGKSPPEKPITEKRNNKSLKKQNTGVTPVKKKQTSTLGGSKLHNGSQDSTESEIPNPDLGPFLLKQARELISSGDNPQKALELALRAAKSFEICGNGKSSLELVMCLHVTAAIYCSLGRYSEAIPVLEHSIEIPAIEEGQEHALAKFAGQMQLGDTYAMLGQLENSIMCYTTGLEVQRQVLGETDPRVGETCRYLAEAQVQAFHFDEAERLCQMALDIHRDNGSPVSLEEAADRRLMGLICETKGDHEAALEHLVLASMAMVANGQEAEVASVDCSIGDSYLSLSRYDEAVFAYQKALTAFKTTKGENHPAVGSVFVRLADLYNKTGKLKESKSYCENALRIYEKPIPEVPPEEIASGLTDVSAIYESMDELDQALKLLQKALKIYNDAPGQQSTIASIEAQMGVMYYMLGNYSESYNSFKNAISKLRASGEKKSALFGIALNQMGLACVQRYAINEAAELFEEARSVLEQECGPYHPDTLGVYSNLAGTYDAVGRLDDAIEILEHVVGTREEKLGTANPDVDDEKRRLAELLKEAGRARNRKARSLETLLDANPHNINNDCIEV; encoded by the exons atGACACCCGGAGAACATAATCCCTTCGCTTTGAAATTCGGTTCCGGGTTTAAG ATGCCTGGCATTGTTATGGACGAAATTAATGAAGAAAAGGTCGTGAATGAAGTGAATGGAAATTCTACACCTATCAAGGAAAATTTAGTTGAAATGCCTGGCATTGTTATGGAAGAAGTTAATGAAGAAAAGGTTGTGAATGAACCGAATGGAAACTCTACACCTGTCAAGGAAAATTTAGTTGAAAATAAGTTGCTGGAGAGTACTACGAGTCAAAGCCCTCAGAATGCAGTTACTGATCTCCCTGTTGACGGGGTTGTTGAGACCTCGATTGAGCAGCTTTATGAAAATGTATGTGACATGCAAAGTTCTGATCAATCACCCTCCAGGCGAAGCCTTAGATCTGATGGTGAAGAGTCTAGGATTGATTCAGAGTTACGCCATCTAGTAGGAGGGGAGATGAAGGAGGTGGAGATAATCGAAGAAGAGGTAGTTGATAAGCCAGGCAATGATTCTCGGAGCAATTCTTCCCCTAAGAAGGGAAGTTCATCCACTGGTAAGAAGTCAGGGAAGATGGAGGAGATCCAGTCTGCGAGTACGAAGTCTGTTTCTCCAGGGCATTCCAAGAAATCCTCTCGCTTGCAGTTGAAATCTGAAGCATCATCAAAATCTAATACTAAGGGAAAAAGTCCTCCTGAGAAACCGATTACTGAGAAGCGGAACAATAAGagtttgaaaaaacaaaacacaggTGTCACTCCTGTGAAGAAGAAGCAAACCTCGACTTTGGGAGGGTCTAAGTTACATAATGGATCTCAGGATTCCACTGAATCAGAAATACCAAATCCAGATCTGGGACCCTTCTTGCTTAAGCAAGCAAGGGAGTTGATTTCTTCAGGGGATAATCCCCAGAAAGCCCTTGAATTAGCACTCCGGGCAGCAAAATCATTTGAAATATGTGGAAACGGGAAATCCAGTTTAGAATTGGTCATGTGTTTGCATGTTACTGCTGCAATATACTGCAGCTTAGGCCGCTACAGTGAGGCAATTCCAGTTCTTGAGCATTCAATTGAGATTCCAGCAATTGAGGAAGGTCAAGAGCATGCCCTTGCTAAATTTGCGGGTCAGATGCAACTGGGTGATACTTATGCAATGCTTGGCCAGCTGGAGAATTCGATAATGTGTTACACAACGGGATTGGAAGTCCAGAGACAGGTTCTGGGAGAAACTGACCCAAGAGTTGGTGAGACTTGTAGGTATTTGGCTGAAGCTCAAGTTCAAGCATTTCACTTTGATGAGGCTGAGAGGCTTTGCCAAATGGCACTTGACATTCATAGAGACAATGGTTCGCCTGTTTCTCTTGAAGAGGCAGCGGACAGGAGGCTCATGGGTCTTATATGTGAAACAAAAGGAGATCACGAGGCTGCACTTGAGCACCTTGTTTTAGCCAGCATGGCTATGGTGGCAAATGGCCAGGAAGCGGAAGTGGCTTCTGTCGATTGCAGCATTGGGGATAGCTACTTATCTTTGTCTCGGTATGATGAAGCTGTTTTTGCTTATCAGAAAGCACTTACAGCTTTCAAGACCACCAAAGGAGAGAATCATCCAGCTGTTGGTTCAGTCTTTGTCCGTCTGGCTGACTTGTATAACAAAACAGGTAAACTAAAGGAATCAAAATCATACTGTGAAAATGCCCTCCGGATTTATGAAAAGCCCATCCCTGAGGTCCCTCCAGAGGAGATTGCAAGTGGGCTTACTGATGTTTCTGCTATCTATGAATCAATGGATGAGCTTGACCAGGCACTCAAATTGCTACAGAAGGCATTGAAGATATATAATGATGCCCCTGGTCAGCAAAGTACAATAGCCAGCATTGAAGCCCAGATGGGGGTCATGTACTACATGTTGGGGAATTATTCTGAGTCTTACAACTCCTTCAAGAATGCTATCTCAAAGCTTCGTGCAAGTGGCGAGAAGAAATCTGCCTTATTTGGAATTGCTCTCAACCAAATGGGCCTTGCTTGTGTGCAGCGTTATGCTATAAATGAGGCTGCAGAGTTATTTGAAGAAGCCAGGAGTGTTTTGGAACAAGAGTGCGGACCATATCATCCTGACACGCTTGGGGTTTATAGCAATCTTGCTGGCACGTATGATGCAGTTGGCAG GTTGGATGATGCAATTGAAATTTTGGAGCATGTTGTTGGAACAAGGGAGGAAAAGCTTGGGACTGCAAATCCTGATGTCGATGatgagaagagaaggttggctGAGTTATTAAAAGAAGCAGGCAGAGCTCGGAACAGAAAGGCCAGATCACTAGAGACCCTTCTTGATGCCAATCCTCATAATATAAACAATGACTGCATCGAGGTATGA